AAGGTGAGAACGCATCCAATCGTTGCTCGCATCACAGTTCATCCTCTTAAGGGCCCGTCAAGGAATAAGGGTGGCATTCTGGCCGCCGAGGCATCCCGCCTGGCGGCGTTGCTCGTCGCTTACATACGGCCTGGTATGCGCGCTCCTCGCGCCTTGCCAGACGGGCGCCTCGACACCCAGAACGGCACACTTATTCCCTGACAGGCCCTTACTCGTCGCCAGCCGGTACGAGCCGCACGATCATGCCGGGGGTCGTATCCGACACCCTCACGCCCGGTACGGCCAGGGCCACGTAGAGATAGCCGTCCGGTCCGGTGCTCACATCACGAACGCGGCCGAACTCCGTGAAGACGACCTCTTCGTGCAGGACCTTGTCTCCGTCGATCTCGAGACGCCGGAGCGCTTCGCCACCGAGGCCGGTCACGAAGAGGTCGTTTTTCCACGCCGGGAAGCGGTCGCCAGTGTAGAACGCGATGCCGCTCGGTGCAATCGTCGGGTTCCAGTGTGTGACAGGCGCCTCCATCCCGCGCTGTTCAGTCGGAATCGGCTGGGCGTTTCGTCCCATGCGACCAAAGGTGACGAGCGGCCAGCCGTAGTTGCGGCCAGGCTCGATCCGGTTCAGCTCGTCGCCGCCGATCGGGCCGTGCTCTGCAGCCCACAGCTCCCCGGTCACGGGATGACGGGAGAGCCCCTGCGGATTCCGATGGCCGTAGCTCCAGATCGACTCCAGCGCTCCGGCGCGTCCGACGAATGGGTTGTCGCGTGGCACCGTCCCATCGCCGTTGACGCGGTGCACCTTCCCGTTGGACCGCGACAGATCTTGCGCGTCGGTGTCGTGGCCGCGGTCACCGATCGTGTAGAAAAGATGTCCCTGCTTGTCGAACAGGAATCGTGAGCCGTAATGGACGTTGGTGGGGAAGAAGAGATCTGCCGGCGCCCGATACAACACTTCCTGATCGACCCAATGGCCGTTCTGGATGCGGCCGCGGACGATTGTCGTCATCGACGTCGCTTGCTTGCCAGGCTCCGCATACGACAGATAGAGCCACCCGTTCTCTGCGTAATCCGGGTGCGCCTCGATGTCGAACAACCCACCGTCCTGCTCGGTCCACACCGTGGGCGTGTCGGCGATAGGCGTTGGCAGCAGCTTGCCCTTCTCGATCACGCGCAGCCCACCAGGACGCTCGGTCACGAGCAGTCGGCCGTCGGGTAGGAAGGCCATGCCCCACGGCGTGGCGAGCCCTTCCGCCACGACCTCGAGCTTGAACGTCTGCTGCTCGGAGCGCACGACTTGACCCGCGGGGTGTCGAGCCCTCGACGCGTTCTTCTCGACGAGCAGACGCTGTCGGCGGAGATAGCCGATGAGGCCCTCGATCTGCGCTTCCGTCAGGACCTCCTTGAACGGCGGCATCTCGGTGCCCCGCAGCCCTTCTCTGATGCTCGTCGTCAGGCTCGCGTCGTCGCCGCCGCCGCGCCAGGTGTCATCGAAGAGGGTGGGAGCCCGGCCGCCGCTCAACGTCGAGCCGTGACAGCCTGAGCAGTAGTCGGTATAAATCTGCGTATACGGATCGGCAGGCTGGCGCGGCTTCCGTGTTGCTCGAGGCGGCGTCTCCGGCCGCTCGGTGGGGGGAGTCTGTAACGGGGACAGTTCTGCGACCGATGTCATAGCGAGCCCGGTCATGACAATGGACGCTATCGCTGCAACGTGAGAGCCGCTGATGACGCGCACCGTGAGGGATACCTTCCGCCGGGGGAACGCGCCGGGGCTGGATGGCGCCGGTGAAACGTTCCATACTGACGACCGTAGATCAACCTGAGCTCAGGACACTAGTTCCGCGCTGGAACCGATGTCATACCTTTTGTTACCAATCGCCGCGCCATCGTCATGAGCCGGTCATCCGACGTTCTAAGATGTCGCGTTGACGCTGGTGCCCCGAAGGAGGCTTCTCGATGTCGATGAAAACGTGGTCCTGTCTCGCTGTGAGCGCTGTGGCGTTCGTCAGCGGTTTCCTGCTTCGCGACCTCGTCGTGCCGATGCCGGAGTTGCATGCGCAGTCGGCCAATCGGGTGTTCGAGATCAGAACCTATACAGCGTCCGAAGGCAACTTCGAGGCGCTCAAAGCCCGTTTCCGCGATCACACCATAGGTCTGTTCGAAAAGCATGGGATGACCAATATCGGCTACTGGACGCCGCAGGACGGTCCGTTGTCGCAAAATACGCTCATCTACATCCTGGCCTACCCGAGTCGGGAGGCGGCAAAACAGAGCTGGGACGCCTTTAGAGCCGATCCGGTGTGGCAGAAGGCGCTTGCGGCCTCGGAGGCCGAGGCCGAAGGTTCTCTGACCGACAACGTCGAGTCCCTCTTCGTGGAGCCTGCCGATTTCTCTCCCCTCAAGTAAGGTCAGGGGTCAGGGGCGTGGCCTCTGAGCCCTGTCTTTACAGTTTTTGCCGTAGCCATCGCTCCAGCCCGTAACGATAGCCGCGGCTCAGCATCAACTCCGTCCCATCGGCGAGGATGACCGTGTAGTCGCCGCGCGTCCGCGGCTGGAGCTCGCGAATGCGGGCTGGATTGACGGCCGCGGAGCGATGGATCCGCACGAACAGCCTCGAATCGAGGCGCTCGAGGAGCTGGGTGACGCTTGCGCGGTGCGGGTGCGTCTTGGCTCCCACATGGAGATGCACATAGACACCGGCCGCCTCGATCCAGTCGATCTCGTTGACGTCGAGCAGCGTGATGCGGTCCGCTGATTTGACTACGATGCGCTCGAGATATCCTGGTTCTTCGGTTCCAACCTGCGCACGTGTAGTCTGTGTGTTGCCATTCGGCGCCGCGTGGCTCCGACTGTACCAGTGCGCGTGTGCTCGTGTCGCCGCTTCAGCGTCGACGATGGCTGTCCGGAACTTCTCGATGATCATGGGAGGTCGCTCGCTAAACCTCGGGCCTCGAACCTTCTACGAAGTTGACCGGAAAGGCAGCGTCAGCTCCACGGAGACGCCGCCCTCCGGCTGGTTGAAGATCGCGCAGCTTTGATTCGTCTCGCCGTACAACTGCCGAAGGCGCTCGCGCGTGTTGAGCAGCCCAATGCCGCCGCGAGAGGTGAGATCCCACCCACGCGGCAGACCGGGTCCGTCATCCCGCACCGACAGATGCAGTTGTCGGTCGTCTCGCCACGCCTCCACACGAATCACTCCTTTGCGCCCACGCACCAGCACGCCGTGGCGGATGGCATTCTCCACCAGCGGTTGCAGGATGACCGGAGGCACCAGCGCCGCCGATGCTTGGTCGTCGACGTTCAGGACGACGTCGAAGCGATCCTCGAACCTGATCTTCTGAAACTCCACGTACCGCGCGAGAAAGGTCAGCTCTCGGCCAAGCTCGATCTCACGCTCGTGGAGGTTCTCGAGTGAGCACTGCAGGAGCTCGCCCAAGTGCTCGATGAGCAGCCGAGTCGTGCGGGCGTCGTGTTCCGCATGGGCTGATACCGTGTTGAGCGCGTTGAAGAGAAAATGTGGATGCAACTGCATCTGGAGCAAGCGAAGCCGCGACTCCGACAGCTCGCGCTCCACCTCGGACGCGCGCGTGTGCAGTGCGGTGAGATGACGGCGATACTCGACGGCGCGTTGCATGGCAGCAATAACCCAGAGGATCAGCGATACCAGCAGCGCCCAGGCGTACCACGAGGCGTGCGCGCTGAACGGGGCGCCACGGGCGAATGTGAGCAGCGAGGCGGCGCCGACAATCAGCGTCGAGACGCCCGCCAGGAGGATCCAGCGTCTGGACGGCTGGGTCGAGCGTCGCGCGCGCGCCAGCGCCGGTCGGCGACCGATCGCGTGCCGATAGGGGTGGGCTTGGATGAGCTCCATGCACAGGTCCCGTCAGCTGATGCACCGCAGTGTCGGCTGGGGGCCTGGGCCGGGCGGGGCGATGCCTGTGTTGGTCGGGGCAGCACGGCGCCACTGTACCCGAGATCGGGCTGCGCCGTCCGTGCCACGCGTTACCGCAAACCGAAAACGGATCCTGGATCCAGTACTATCGAGAATCGAGTGACTATAGATCCGACGCTTCGTGGCTGTCAACAGGCTTCCATCTCGGATTCAGAGGATTTGACGCCACATTCGCGTGGATCCAGAATCCAAAAAATGCGGCGCATCAAACGTGCTTCGGATCTGGCAGATCGGGCAGCGGAGCGGATTCGGGCCGCGATCCTGCGCGGAGACCTTGGCCCCGGCAGTCGCATTCGTCAAGAGGACCTCGCCGCCCGTCTGGCGGTCTCCCGCGCACCAATCCGCGAAGCGCTGGTGGTGCTGGAGCGCGAGGGCCTCGTGCAGACCGATCGCTTGCGGGGAACAATCGTCGCGCCGCTCGATGCCGAGCTGATTCGCGACCTGTACGAGTTTCGAGAAGGGGTCGAGCGTCACGTCGCGGAGCGCCTGGCCGAGCGAACCGACCTGACCTGGGAGGCGGTCGAAGTGATCGTGGACGCTGGCCGCAACGCGACCGCCAGTGACGACCTCTCGGTGCCGGGCGCGATCGACCTCGACCTCCGCTTTCACACGGCGCTCTACGATGCGGTCGGCAATCGGATTCTGTCCGATGTCATGCGCGGGCAGTGGATCAACATGTGGCGGGTCATGGCCGCCACGTTCGCGGTGGCCGGCTACCCGCGGCAGATCTGGGACGAACATGGCGCGATCCTCGAGGCGATCATGGCGCACGACACTGCACGTGCCGGCCGACTGGCCGCCGCGCACACGAGGGCGGCCAGCCTCTTGCTGGTCGAAAAGTACAGCCGTACCCGCAGCATTGACCTGCCGTCGACCCACTCATGACGGTCTCGTCCTTCTCGTAACAAAGGCGATGTGTGCGCGGACGAGCCGTGGTAACGATCTGGTGGCCTCGTCTCGGCCATGGCTTTGTCAGACACCATCCACCGCGACCTCATCGCCCTCGTCGGCTCGAGTGGGCTGCTCACACGCGCCGAGGACGTCATCCCCTACAGCTTCGATGGAACAGCGGCGCTCAGGGTCAAGCCGGATGCCGTGATTTTGCCGCGCACGACCGAGCAGGTTGCGGGCTGTGTGCGACTGGCGGCACAACATGGCGTGCCGATCGTGACGCGCGGCTCGGGGACTGGTCTCAGCGGTGGCAGCGTCCCAGTGCGCGAAGGATGGGTCATGTGCCTCGCGCAGATGGACGCGATCCTCGACGTCGATGCGCGGAACCTCACGGTGCGCGCGCAAGCGGGAGCGGTGACCGAGAAGATCGACCGGGCCGCCGCCGTCCACGGGCTGTTCTATCCACCCGATCCCAGCTCCGCACGGATTAGCACCATCGGCGGCAACGTGGCGGAGAATTCGGGCGGTCTGCGAGGCCTGAAGTACGGCGTCACCCGCGACTATGTCATGGCGCTCGAGGTGGTGCTGGCCGATGGCGCCGTCGCGCGCGTCGGCAATCGGTCGGTGAAGGACGTGGCTGGCTATTCGATGAAGGACCTGTTCATCGGGTCCGAAGGGACGCTTGGCGTCATCACCGAGGTGGTCCTCAAGCTGCTGCCGCGACCCGCCGCGCAGGGCACCCTGCTTGCGCTGTATGGTCGCCTCGAGGATGCCGCTGAGACCGTATCCGCCATCATTGCCGCGAAGATCATTCCGTGCACGCTGGAGTTTCTGGACCGGATCACGGTGACGTGCGTCGAGGACTACGCGCGTATTGGCCTGCCGACCGAATGCGCCGCGCTACTGCTCATGAGCACGGACGGCCATCCTGCCGCCGTCGCCGACGAGATAGCGCGCATGGAGGAGATTGCGCGCCAATTCGGCGCGGCGGAGGTCCGGCGTGCGCGGACCGAGGCGGAGGCTGCCCGACTGACGGCGGCGCGCCGGCATGCCCTGTCGGCCCTGGCGCGCGTGAAGCCGACAACCATCTTGGAGGATGTCACGGTGCCGCGCAGTGAGGTGGCCTGTCTAGTGGCGTTCATTGCCGAGACCGCCGCCTCCTACGGGCTGCAGGTCGGCACCTTCGGCCATCTGGGCGACGGCAATCTCCATCCGACGTTTCTCACCGACGAGCGCGACGCCGATGAAATGCGTCGGGTCCACCTCGCCCTGGACGCGATTGTGTCCAAGACGCTGGCACTCGGCGGGACGATCACCGGTGAGCACGGCGTCGGGCTGGCCAAGAAGCAATGGCTCCGCCAGCAGATGGGCGACGCCAGCTACGACCTCATGCGCCGCGTCAAGCAGGCGCTCGATCCGCAGGGGCTCCTCAATCCGGGCAAGATCTTCGAGTAAGGGAGCCCTGAACGCTGACGCCTTCCGCCTACCAGGCCGTCCAGCCGCCGTCTACGAAGAGCGCGCTGCCGGTCACGTATGAGGAGGCCTCGGACGCCAGGAACAACGCCGCGCCGGCGAGCTCGTGCAGCTCACCCCAACGTCCCAGAGGCACGCGTCTGACGAACTCCTGATACTTCGCCGGGTCGTCCATCAGTTGCCGATTCATGTCGGTCGCGAACACACCGGGGCACAAGGCATTCACCGTCACACCGCTGCCCGCCCATTCCAGCGCGAGAACCCGGGTCAA
The sequence above is a segment of the Luteitalea sp. genome. Coding sequences within it:
- a CDS encoding glucose sorbosone dehydrogenase, whose translation is MTSVAELSPLQTPPTERPETPPRATRKPRQPADPYTQIYTDYCSGCHGSTLSGGRAPTLFDDTWRGGGDDASLTTSIREGLRGTEMPPFKEVLTEAQIEGLIGYLRRQRLLVEKNASRARHPAGQVVRSEQQTFKLEVVAEGLATPWGMAFLPDGRLLVTERPGGLRVIEKGKLLPTPIADTPTVWTEQDGGLFDIEAHPDYAENGWLYLSYAEPGKQATSMTTIVRGRIQNGHWVDQEVLYRAPADLFFPTNVHYGSRFLFDKQGHLFYTIGDRGHDTDAQDLSRSNGKVHRVNGDGTVPRDNPFVGRAGALESIWSYGHRNPQGLSRHPVTGELWAAEHGPIGGDELNRIEPGRNYGWPLVTFGRMGRNAQPIPTEQRGMEAPVTHWNPTIAPSGIAFYTGDRFPAWKNDLFVTGLGGEALRRLEIDGDKVLHEEVVFTEFGRVRDVSTGPDGYLYVALAVPGVRVSDTTPGMIVRLVPAGDE
- a CDS encoding NIPSNAP family protein, which produces MPELHAQSANRVFEIRTYTASEGNFEALKARFRDHTIGLFEKHGMTNIGYWTPQDGPLSQNTLIYILAYPSREAAKQSWDAFRADPVWQKALAASEAEAEGSLTDNVESLFVEPADFSPLK
- a CDS encoding FAD-binding protein — encoded protein: MALSDTIHRDLIALVGSSGLLTRAEDVIPYSFDGTAALRVKPDAVILPRTTEQVAGCVRLAAQHGVPIVTRGSGTGLSGGSVPVREGWVMCLAQMDAILDVDARNLTVRAQAGAVTEKIDRAAAVHGLFYPPDPSSARISTIGGNVAENSGGLRGLKYGVTRDYVMALEVVLADGAVARVGNRSVKDVAGYSMKDLFIGSEGTLGVITEVVLKLLPRPAAQGTLLALYGRLEDAAETVSAIIAAKIIPCTLEFLDRITVTCVEDYARIGLPTECAALLLMSTDGHPAAVADEIARMEEIARQFGAAEVRRARTEAEAARLTAARRHALSALARVKPTTILEDVTVPRSEVACLVAFIAETAASYGLQVGTFGHLGDGNLHPTFLTDERDADEMRRVHLALDAIVSKTLALGGTITGEHGVGLAKKQWLRQQMGDASYDLMRRVKQALDPQGLLNPGKIFE